CTCTCCTTAGAGTCTTAAATAGACACTCGACACTAACCATAATGAGACTGGGCTTAGCTTTGTAATTCACACACAAACAAGAGTATATCTTATAAGACGAGCTTAAATCGTATGCATTAGGTCTGCCAGCTTGTGCCATGAAAGCAAGTATATATACTTATGAATTGATCCTAAATCAAACGCATTAGCTCTGCCAGCTCTCACAAAGATAAGAGCCACTACTCACGGCGCCTTAGGGGCATGAGCCCTATATCCTAATATTAGACCACCTTATCACTAAAAGCTACTTGCCCATTGTACaagttcattaaattaaaagtttaacgcttcttaaaagctttagcttattttttattttagttaagagCTTCCAAccatatgacaaaatatttctcaGGAATAAACTCAATCACAATCGGTATAAATCTATGGTTAACCCCGCAAATTTCAGAACACTGCCCGTAAATAATTCTACACTGGGAAGCTTTTATAGGAAGCCGATTAATTCGACCTGGGATGGCATCTACTTTAATTAGTAACTTAGGGAGTGCAAACGAATGGAGCACATCAGACCTTCTTACAAAAGCAGTTATTTGCACATCTGCTGGAGCCACCATCCGGTTATCAACATCCAACAAACGATACCCTCCTTTTCTAAATGTCTCCTGCTGGTCTTCTATGTAAGAATCAATTGTATAACACGAAATTCTTTCAGCGCTTTCTCTAGAGCTTGGAGTGTCTAAATTGCGACAAAATTCGTAAGATCAGTACCATTGTTTCCCAATCGCCTTAAAATTTCACCGGGGCCGTTTTACTTCTTCTATATAATATAGGTTAATTATAGAAGGAAACCACAACCCTACTAACATCAACATTGGCACAATAGTCCATCAAAATTCTAATCGTTGACGGTTCAAGAAATGGCGATAAGAAAATTTAGTAAGAAGGATTACGCatcctatatatataacaaagaccaACACAGCCACTGCTACTATCATCACAAAACCATGGTACCGGAACAGGTCTTTCCCTAGTTCCCCATGGACAATATCACCAAAATATCGACTCCCgtaaaaagacatatttatatttttctacacttaTTAGCCCACTCACGTGCGCTACTTTCGcgatttactaattttaataacttgaaataagctaaaaactAAACCATTTCAGGTCTACAGGACGACTCCTACAGAATTTAGGGTATTCAAGCAGCTTGTCCCACACCCACAAAGAAAGAGGGTTTAATAACAACCTAGAGAAATAAATGACTGAAAGACACTGCCCCAAAATGATATAAGGCTCCCGCACTGGGCGAGCACCAATCCATGTTAACCTAATAAACCTACCAACCAACACTCAAAACACTACTTGATTAAACGGGTAAAAACATAAACTTCGATACTTACCTCTGTGAAGACTAGGAATTAGGTATAATACTACAATcgacaaaaacataacatatacccCCCCCGCTTTATGAGGAATTGAACGAAGGATTGCATAAGCAAACATAAATACCACTCAGGCTGAACATGGATTGGCGTTTTTATAGGATTAGCAGGCCAATAGTTTAAATGATTCCCTAACAGCTCAGGATCCACCAcacactaaatatataaaaaagaacctaAAGCAAACATAACCAAAAAGATCTTTAATAGTATAGAAGGGGTGGAAGGGCACACACATAGTACCTCTTTCAATACCCAAAGGGTTATTACTCCCTttctcatgtaaaaaaaacaggtgtaaaaaaacaaccgcCACTATCACAAACGGTAAGAGAAAGTGTAAAGTATAAAACCGCTTTAGAGTTGCATTACACACGGTCCAACCCCCTCATACATAGCGGAGCATACTCTCTCCTACTACGGGGATCACTCTAAGTATATTAGTAATAACAGTAGCCCCCCCAATATGACATTTGCCCCCAAGGCAAAGTGTAACCGAGGAAAGCCTCCGCCatagttaacaaaaacaaatgcacccCAAAATACCACACTGTCTTATCTAAATAAGACCCATAATACAGCCCACGAGCAATGTGCgcataaatacagataaaaaacaTAGAGGACCCATTTGCATGAATATTACGCAACATTCATCCTTTTTCCACATTACGCATAATATGTACTACAGAATCGAATGCCATGTCTTCATGAGCAGTATAATGAGTTGACAATAAAAGACCCCTTAGAAGTTGGATAATTAGGCACAAGCCTAGTATAGAGCCAAACCTTCACCAAGCGTTTAAGTTTACAGGACAAGGCAAATCCTGTCATTCATAATCTTCACCAACTTATTAGTACTTCGTCACGGACCAACCCTCTTAGGCGTGTTAATATTATTCACAGTATTGTTACCAACCATCTCATAAGAAAGGCCTACACCTTGTTTATGAGTTTACAGCTCACCACCTCTTCCTCGGCCACCTcatgaatttttgttatatatacaggcACAAACCCCCCGCACACCGCATTTTTTTATGAGTACACATAAgcttggacccccctttttacacCTCTGAAGACACCCAAAGTGTTAAGTGTCCAACTTTGTTTTTGCtccatttttactttatttttaattagactTAAAGCGACCAACAACTTACGCTtcaaaaatttttttatttttaagatacacGCCTCGTTTTCGAACCGAAAACCACATGAGCAACCAGAGCTGGGGTAAATGAGGAAATAAACGTCTCAAATCCCCATTATCCTACAGCTTACAATTAGCTATAGAGCCCAAGTAACTTAGAATTTAAGGGTCAAATTCACCACTTTCTCTGCCAATAATTAGGTTGAATCTCATGTGGTCCTGAAGAATGCTTACTCCCCGCAAAGGCTTTGTAGCCTTTCAAGCATACACTAAAACCAAGTTAATTAGGTGTAAGGAGACCCGTATTGACCAGTTTTTAAATAGACCATAACAGCCTAACAATAAACGAATTAACTGTAATTTTGCTTATCTTatggattattttaataaattataactattAATACACCAATAAACTTTAACTATGAGCATTAATAACTACTGACCCCGTCTTTACTAACATCAGGAACACTGTCTTCTTCACTTACAACCACATTTCTCTGCTCGACTGGCTGACAGACATTAGCTGGGACTTCAGGCTCCACAACAGCTATTTGTTCTTCTAAAGGAACATAGCCACCCTCAGCATGGGGGCCCCCTTCCTCCTGATTATCAGGAACAACTTCAGCGACACCATTCACAACAGCATCTCCAACAGCTGAAATAGTTTCAGGTAATGGGAGCACCCTAACAGTGTCACCCCCTCCGCCCTGACATAAGTCCCCTCCTCCAACGTCTATTCTAAACActcagtttttatatgaaaaaaaaccatctcacACACCCCTTAACAGTAAGCCTTTTTTTGCAGCAAACCCCTGCCTAAGCCACTCTCATACAGCCTCTCTAGTGCCCAACACATTCAACAATCTATCACTAAGCAACACactcatttacataaaaagaaccctttttataagttaatcagcctattatacaatattatttatgtcATTACAGATCCGTCACAAAGTATTGCTTTAGCTAAAAACTCGCTCGCTTAAAAGAGACCTTAAAGCTATGCATAAGCTTTTGGGTTAACAAACCcaaaaacttcaattaaaataaagcttcGCAGGGTCTTGTTGCTCTTCTTTTACACACAGGCCTCTTCGCTTTACCCTTATGCAAGaagtactaaaatttatttgcccCACTTTACTTCAAGTAAGCTTTTTATGAGGCAATCGTGTGCATTTCTTTAGAaagataaattctaaaaaaccTCAGTGAGATGAGCCTAAAACTAATTAACTcctcttaaattgtttataaagaaaagctttaactttttctttaggaaTCAAAGTCCTACGTACTATAATACTTCTTTATAACACCTCAGAGCAATAAACTACTTTTGAGCTTAGCTTCATCAAAGCAACTGGGCCATCCCCCCACGTACAACTAAGCTAGGAAGAATTTGTAGCTctcagttatattaacattagCAACTAAACACAACTTAAGAGACAGGCTATCTGGCTTGAGAATAAGAATCTTATACCCTAAGCAAATTACTGGGATTTTCAATTAACAGCTCAACATTCTAGCTTAATTTATTCACCCAGCGTacactaatttcattaaaatttttgccCAGAAGGCAAATATAGTAATTATTGCTATGTAACCATCCTATAACCAGCACATTTAACAGCCTAACGCCacgtttatttacataaaaaggccCTATACAATATTGTCTATAGCACTCAGATCTGTGACAGAACATTGCTTTGCTTAAAAACCTTTTATACGAAACTAACTCACTTAAAAGGGACCTCAGGACCAGACATAAACTTCATCACTTGTAGTCTTTGTAAGTTTATAACCCACCTAACCCCCTTTTAGGCGTGTTAATATTACATACTATTGTTAACACTTACTTTTTAAGACGCTCACAACCTTGTTTACAAGCTCACGCTTCTAcgtttcacaattttatttagcttCATTTTGTTGCTGCACACCACATTTTTGTCACCTCTATTTAACCTGCTTTCCTATTTCCTCCCCTCCAGATCAGCCCCCCCAGGCATTagtgtgtcattttgattttattttatttttgatttacttttttgctTAGACTTTAAGTGACCCATGAATTACGCTTTGGGAACTTTCATATGacttgatttctatttattttttgattttaagataCAGATAGTCTAGTTTTCAAACCCCAAAAAATCACatgagcaaccaaaattagggcaaacgaaaaaaattaacaccttAGATCCATTTCTCCTGCAGTTTACAATTAACCACAGGAAGCAAATAGCTTTAGAATTtaggtttaagtttgtttttttctaccacTAATTAGGTTAAGTCTCACATGACTCTGAAAAATGCTTACTCACTGTAAAGGGTTCAAAACCTTATCTACAACAGGTTGTAAAGCATAATCTAAAACAAGTTTGGACAGGTATGGGCATTCGCAActagattttcaataaaatacacaatgtcaagtaaaattaagttttactttTGACTTATAAGTTATCTTAACTAAGGGCTTTTTACATGCATCAGCAACAGGGTTTCCGTGTAAAAGGACAGGAGAACAGGCCTTGCGGTCACTGTACCGGCCGGTAACAGGAAATGCGGTACACTATAAAACCTCATTCTTAAGGGTTTCCacagtgtttggttttttttttgtctgttactAGCACAAATCCATTACACACCGCCTTTTTAGAAcccttgttttattctttaggtGGGTGATTGCTGCTTTTTGGCTGCATTAAtagactgttttattttttacctaatttgcaACCCGTTTTAaccctattttttaataaaatagcaatactaaTTTTAACAAGAACCAACGACACGCCCTACCGCCACTAATTGGCCTTCAGCTTCATAAAAGGCAACCCTTTTTATAAACTAATCAGTTTATTGCGTAGCATTATTTAAGCAATGACAGAGCCAGGGCAAAGCGTTGCTTTAGCGAAAAAGTCCTTTCGTACAAAATTagctcatttttaaaagaggatAGAAACTGAACTAGCTCACGCCGTTCTGAACTCAGCTCATGTTAGATTTTAAAGGGCGAACAGACCCACCATTAGAAGCTTCTACGCCTCTAGGATATCTAAAGCCAACATCGAGGTCGCAATCTTCCCCTCCAATACCATCTTTCGGGAGAAATTGCGCTGTTATCCCTAGAGTAGCTAGCCacacatataaagttaggaaatacgagttagatttatataatagtGAAAGACTTATTTTCACTGATCTCCCATCAAAATCGTATAAGAGCCAAAAACTCCAATTAAGATAAAGCTTCATAGGGTCTTGTCGTCCTTCTTTTACATAAAGGCCTCTTCACCTTAAAgttagtttaaattaaattttcagacaCAGCACCTTCTTCGTTAACCCTTTCATACCATCCTTCAATTGAAAGGCAAATTATCGCGCTACCTTAGGACGCTCACGTTAACGCCGCCGTTTACAACAAACATTACTCTAGTTGCACTGGGCAGGGACTACCTTTTACTTACAtcaaaaggaaatgtttttgttaaacagtCGAGAAGTTTAGTTTGCCGAATtcgtttaaaaacttttatttagcctttagttttttaaggtaaaacaaaatagtaataccaaataaataatatttttactcgTTTTTATCATAGTCACTGGTCCTACAACCATAggcttattttaaagtaaatgaataaccCAATTAATCTTTTTTCCCCATCTGGTTTTAGTTAAAATACACTAATATCTAATAGCCAGTTTAAAGCCTAtagaaacccaatttttttttaacatcaattttagtatttttcagcTTAACCCAAAAAATTTTACCCCTTAAATAGTTAAGGAAAATGCTTACACATCTTTTTAAGCCAACCAGATATCTAAAAGCGCGAATAGTATCTAGCCGCTATTCTTTAGTTTAATTAAATCTCTGCCACGATTTCTTAACTCAAAAAAATAACTCTCTTTTATTCgggaaaattaaattcttaaacttgTCTTGAAAAACCCTTATGCAAAaggtactaaaatttatttatactattttaattcaagtgcacttttcacaaaacaattatgcacgtctctttaaaaaagataaattataaaaagcctCAGTAAGAGGAATCTAGAACTGACAAttctaagttatatattaactacttttaacttatttatgaagaagaagattaactttttctttaggaaTCAAAGCCCTACTTactacaatttttctttataacgCTTCGAAGTTCTAAGTGCCAAAAAACTACTTTTGAACTTTGCTTCATCAAAGCAACTGGATCATCCCCCACGTGGCACTAAGCTTAGGCCTAACTAGACTATGGAGAATTTGCAGTTctcagttatattaacattaactaCTAAGCACAACTTAAGAGAAATACTATCTGACTTAAGAATGAAAATCTTATGTTTTCCCTAAACTACTTAAGCAAGCCAAAGCAAATTACTGCGATTTTGAATTAACAGCTCAACGTTTTAGCTTAAACTATTTGGCCAGCATAcactaatttcattagaactttTGCTTGGAaggcaaatataatattatttactatatatgcatattataGCCTAGCAGCAACTTCCGTTACTGCtaccttgttacgacttttcACAGGTTTCCCCGCGAGCGACGGGCGATTAGTACTCATCTGATTGTATTCagggtaattttatttttaacccttACTTACAAGTCCTTCTTCAAAGGCaagttttcttatcttatttgtCTACTTAGTTGAGCTACCTTTTAGTAGCTCAATCTTTGAATTATTGCTTAAGTTACATCTGTATCCCAGATTAACCTTGTCATAAGCTGCATGTCaatctgaattatttttgaagttgtgctacATGGGCATATAGCCAATTCTAGTAGCTGCACCTAACTAAAAGTAACTTACCTTACCGAACTCAGCAAGTAAAATAAGAGTTAGCttcagtaataaccaaaaattttaCCCGGACACTCACCATATTAGAGTAAACAACCATACACACGCACTAATAAGACAAGGCTCAAATGTAGGTGGGTTATCCTTTAACAcccaggatcccctgttttctatCTCAGACACCGCctatttatttctctttgacAACCAAATGTTTAGTTAAgaggaacttttgttttaaactatggATAACAGGGTATCTAATCCTGGTTTCACTTCATAGATTCGTTAGAAGCTCACTAAAACTTTAGGAATATAACCACAAAAAACCGTTAACATTACACTGcacctatagtttttttatagttttataacacaacattgACTCTAACCAATCCgcttaaatttatattcgaaCTGAATCTAACCGCGGCTGCTGGCATTCATCAATTGACCCCGAATTTGTCAAAAAGCTGGGTTAAAGTTTCCTTTATTAACCAATTTTCCCCACTGATGTTGAACTTGCACTTAATTTGTTCAAGCCCGCATTTAGAATCATGAGAAGCATTTTGCCCATAAATTTAGGGCCATAATCAAACCCTCCTACAGATTTGACACAAGGTACTAAAGTATCCATCTTCCTCATTTTCAATGAGACGCTTTAATTAAGCTACTGTATCTTCTATTTTAGGTTTATTTTACTCTTCGTAAAGGCACCATGGTTTTTATGCACAAATACGACACCACTAATATTACAAACAGTAACACACCAGCTATTAGGATATATAACCTTAACCCGCTTCTTTCAGCCATGAAACTTAGAAACAAAGACCCGCTAATTTCTCTGTACTCGTAATTCATAAGACCCATAAGGACCGCTCTGGCACAACACCTTCTGACGAGAACCATAAACTCTAGATTAAAACGATACACTTCATTGGGGTAGATCCTTAAAACATACAAGAACAGGACTATTACACCCCTAACGTAAGTTAGGAACAATAAGAACCCTAACAACCTTCTAACCTCCAGTGCAACCTCCACACATGCAATTATAGACCCCCTCAATAGCACTAGCCCTAAAGAAATAGGTTGCTTGGCAATTAAGACAATCGAAAACACAGCCATCAAAATTACACATATGACTATAACtctcattatataaacataattaagcTTACGCCCCCCGCTACCACCAGCCCTCATACTACCAGCTGgtaggtaaaataatttttctgaacaatttcatTCAAACAGCTGAGTTGACCTAGTCCCTTATGGGCACCTTGAGGGCCCAATAGCTCTAGTCAACCTTGATCCAGACTTTGAGCTACCATCCTGGACCCCTTAAAGAAGGCCATTTTTCTGGGGTGGGAGGTTAGCCTCTCTATGAGCCACATTCTCAAAAAGAATCTTAATAGTTTGGCTGACGACCAAGGCTTAGACCCTAATTTTCTAAGCACTCCTCATCACAAAATTAACCCTACAAAGGGAATAAGAAATACTCTGACTCTCTCATATTTCTCAAGAACTACTACAAACCCAAACCTCTCTATTTTCCTCCCTAATACCCCTCCTAAGATAATAGCCCCAATATACAGGCTAAGAAAAGGAGTTTGTATATTTAAGTGCTCATTAATCCGCAAACTTCTGCTATTAACGTAATTAGACCCAAGTATTACTCTAAATACAATCCGTGCCCTATAAAAAGAAGTGAAGATTAAACCTGTTAGCTCTAATAAATAGCACCCATAAGTTATTCTTCTGTCTATCATTCTTAGCTCAATTATTAGGTCTTTAGAGAAAAACCCTCTTATAAACGGGGCCCCTCTCAAGGACACAATTGCAACCGTTATTGCACCCATTCTTACCGGTAATCCTTGCCACAAGCTTCTTAACCCCCGGATATCTTGGATTCTTTGGTTTCTATGAATAACACCCCCTGCGCCTAGAAACAACAAAGCTTTAAATACCGCATAGGgttactaaatgaaaaaaagctaCAGACGGAAGAAGGATTGAAATCGAGAATATTATTAACCTTAACTGCCTCAAAGTCGAGAGTGCGATTACCTTTTTTAGGTCAAACGCAAACACAGCCCTTGACCCCGCTAATATTAGAGTAAATAGTCTTAAGACTATAAGTATTTGAGTCACAAAGGGATTAGCtctgataatataaaaagagcGAAGAATCAAATAAACCCCAGCTGTCACCAATGTCGAAGAATGCACCAAAGAGGAGACCGGTGTGGGTGCCGCCATGGCAGCAGGTAGCCATGCGCAAAACGGCATTTGTGCGCTTTTAGTTATACCTGCAAGAACTACCAcaaaccctaaattaacccatGTCTGCACTGGgtggtatatataaattaaccacCCCCCTtctcttaaaaaaatagaaactctaaaaagtacaaaaacatcCCCAATTCGATTAGTCAAAGCTGTCAACATAGCCGCAGATAACCTCTTATTGTTCTGGTAATAAGCCACTAATAGGAATGAGGTGAGCCCTAGCCCGTCTCAACCAATTAAAAGTATTACTAAATTAGGAACTAAGATTATAAACACTATAGACAGCACAAACAACCATACTAATCCCATAAACCGCTTGTAGTATGGCTCTCCAGCTATATACCACTTGCAGTAGGTTGCTACACTTCCTCTAATTACCAAAACCGTCCCAACAAAGACTATTCTTACGCTATCTAGTAGAACTCTGAAGCTAAATGAGAGACAATTACTCTCTCAAACAGTAACTTCCAATAAATAAGCTTTTCCAAAGGTCCTCCCTCTAAGAATAAATAAGTATCCAATCAGAATCAGTAAAAGTAACCCTAAGttactttttaattgtatgATACTATTTTTACGAGCCAT
This genomic stretch from Mytilus trossulus isolate FHL-02 unplaced genomic scaffold, PNRI_Mtr1.1.1.hap1 h1tg000747l__unscaffolded, whole genome shotgun sequence harbors:
- the LOC134702888 gene encoding LOW QUALITY PROTEIN: cytochrome c oxidase subunit 2-like (The sequence of the model RefSeq protein was modified relative to this genomic sequence to represent the inferred CDS: substituted 3 bases at 3 genomic stop codons) — protein: MSFYGSRYFGDIVHGELGKDLFRYHGFVMIVAVAVLVFVIYIGCVILLTKFSYRHFLNRQRLEFXWTIVPMLMLVGLWFPSIINLYYIEEVKRPRXNFKAIGKQWYXSYEFCRNLDTPSSRESAERISCYTIDSYIEDQQETFRKGGYRLLDVDNRMVAPADVQITAFVRRSDVLHSFALPKLLIKVDAIPGRINRLPIKASQCRIIYGQCSEICGVNHRFIPIVIEFIPEKYFVIWLEALN
- the LOC134702890 gene encoding NADH-ubiquinone oxidoreductase chain 6-like yields the protein MRVIVICVILMAVFSIVLIAKQPISLGLVLLRGSIIACVEVALEVRRLLGFLLFLTYVRGVIVLFLYVLRIYPNEVYRFNLEFMVLVRRCCARAVLMGLMNYEYREISGSLFLSFMAERSGLRLYILIAGVLLFVILVVSYLCIKTMVPLRRVK